From one Caldithrix abyssi DSM 13497 genomic stretch:
- a CDS encoding FAD-binding and (Fe-S)-binding domain-containing protein, whose translation MLAGKYAELYHQLKKQIPEDRLLHDDLNTLAFGADASFYRLTPKLVVKIYNEDEALFAIRSCAALKIPFTVRAAGTSLSGQAISDSVLLVIEPTEWRYYSINEDAALVTVQPALIGGKINQYLQPYKKKIGPDPASINAAFIGGIVANNASGMSSGVQKNSYHTLAGLRLILSDGTLLDTRDPESRRNFLASKKEMVNKLSELRQKVLQHPEWVEKIKKKYRLKNTTGYGLNALIDFEDPIDIIEHLMVGSEGTLAFISEITLKTVDDFSQKATSLIIFPDIETACKAIAPLRTCRVAAAELMDRASLRSVENKPLMPAYLKKLDEKATALLVETRANDEQTLNRQIAEITAALKDVPKVRPVQFTTDVKEITALWSVRKGLFPSVCANRPKGTTVVIEDIAVPYENLARAILDLQALFQKYRYDEAIIWGHAFDGNVHFVLIQDFTQPAEVERYANFMDELVRLVVEEYDGSLKAEHGTGRNMAPFVKLEWGEELYQVMREIKQLFDPQNIVNPGVLINDDPQLHLKSLKPMPRAHDLIDDCIECGFCENSCVSRSLTLSPRQRIVVYREMQSLKRSGEAPQRLAILNEKYNYHGNETCATDGLCALTCPVNIDTGKLIKELRHDQLSPLARWTAQKIASHMGSVTALVRFGLGALNIARKVLGNRLLVNGSHFLRAITFKKFPRISPYMPLPAPKISRSSHNGKKMPRQVVYFPSCITRSMGVLPDSEQAEPLTQVTFKLLQKAGFEVILPENVNGLCCGMAFSSKGFFEVGRQKAIELEAALLKASNNGQIPVLSDMSPCLYTMKENLDSRLKLFEPIAFSLKYLAPHLRFTPLDETITVFPVCSAKKMELEDALLQLARMCAKEVVVPETNCCGFAGDRGFNVPELNASGLKLLKEQLPPEVTHGYSTSRTCEIGLSEHGGLTFESILYLVDRVTQPK comes from the coding sequence ATGCTGGCCGGAAAATACGCCGAATTGTACCATCAACTAAAAAAGCAAATTCCTGAAGATCGCTTATTGCATGACGATTTGAACACGTTGGCCTTTGGGGCGGACGCCAGTTTTTACCGGTTGACTCCAAAACTGGTCGTAAAAATTTACAACGAAGACGAAGCGCTGTTTGCCATCCGAAGCTGCGCCGCATTAAAAATCCCGTTTACCGTGCGGGCCGCCGGAACCAGTCTTTCCGGCCAGGCCATTAGCGACTCGGTGTTACTGGTTATCGAACCGACGGAGTGGCGGTACTATTCCATCAATGAAGACGCCGCGCTGGTTACTGTTCAACCTGCTCTCATCGGCGGAAAGATCAACCAATACCTGCAACCCTACAAAAAAAAGATCGGGCCCGATCCCGCTTCCATCAATGCCGCATTTATCGGCGGCATTGTGGCCAACAATGCCAGCGGCATGTCCAGCGGCGTGCAAAAAAACAGCTATCACACCCTGGCCGGCCTGCGCTTGATTTTAAGCGACGGCACGTTGCTCGACACGCGCGATCCGGAAAGCCGCAGAAATTTTTTAGCCAGCAAAAAAGAAATGGTGAATAAACTATCCGAACTTCGGCAAAAAGTTCTGCAGCATCCCGAATGGGTGGAAAAAATCAAAAAGAAATACCGACTGAAAAACACCACCGGTTACGGGCTTAACGCCCTGATCGATTTTGAAGATCCCATCGACATCATTGAGCATCTGATGGTGGGCTCTGAGGGCACGCTGGCTTTTATTTCGGAGATTACCTTAAAGACGGTGGACGATTTTTCGCAAAAGGCAACCAGCCTGATTATCTTTCCGGATATTGAAACGGCCTGCAAAGCCATCGCGCCCCTGCGCACTTGCAGGGTGGCCGCCGCAGAGCTGATGGATCGCGCTTCGCTGCGTTCGGTTGAAAATAAACCCTTGATGCCGGCGTATCTTAAAAAGCTGGATGAAAAAGCCACCGCCCTGCTGGTGGAAACGCGAGCCAACGATGAGCAAACCCTTAACCGACAGATCGCAGAGATAACGGCCGCGTTAAAAGATGTGCCCAAAGTGCGTCCCGTCCAGTTCACCACAGACGTAAAAGAAATTACGGCGCTGTGGAGCGTACGAAAGGGGCTGTTCCCCTCGGTTTGCGCCAATCGGCCAAAGGGCACCACGGTGGTCATCGAAGATATTGCCGTGCCTTACGAAAATTTGGCCCGTGCCATTCTTGATTTGCAGGCGCTGTTCCAAAAATACCGCTACGATGAGGCCATTATCTGGGGACACGCCTTTGACGGCAATGTGCATTTTGTGCTCATTCAGGATTTTACGCAGCCGGCTGAGGTCGAACGCTACGCTAACTTTATGGACGAACTGGTTCGGCTGGTGGTTGAGGAGTACGACGGCTCGTTAAAAGCGGAACACGGCACTGGCCGCAACATGGCGCCCTTTGTTAAGCTGGAATGGGGCGAAGAGCTTTACCAGGTGATGCGCGAGATCAAACAATTGTTCGATCCGCAAAATATTGTCAATCCCGGTGTTTTGATCAACGACGATCCCCAGTTGCATCTGAAATCGTTAAAACCCATGCCCCGCGCCCACGATTTAATAGACGACTGTATTGAGTGCGGTTTTTGCGAAAACAGCTGCGTTTCGCGCAGTTTGACGCTTTCGCCGCGGCAGAGGATTGTGGTTTACCGCGAAATGCAAAGTTTAAAGCGCAGCGGCGAAGCGCCCCAACGCCTGGCCATCTTAAACGAAAAGTACAACTATCACGGCAACGAAACCTGCGCCACCGACGGTTTATGCGCCTTAACCTGTCCGGTGAACATTGACACTGGCAAATTGATCAAGGAGCTGCGTCACGATCAACTTTCGCCGCTTGCCCGCTGGACGGCCCAAAAGATCGCCAGTCACATGGGGTCGGTAACCGCTCTGGTGCGCTTTGGGTTGGGTGCGTTAAATATCGCCAGAAAGGTCCTGGGCAACAGGCTGCTGGTCAACGGCTCCCATTTCCTGCGCGCGATCACCTTTAAAAAGTTCCCGAGGATTTCGCCTTACATGCCGCTGCCCGCCCCCAAAATCAGCCGTTCGTCTCACAACGGCAAAAAAATGCCGCGCCAGGTGGTCTATTTTCCATCCTGCATCACGCGCTCCATGGGCGTATTGCCAGACAGCGAACAAGCCGAGCCATTGACCCAGGTTACCTTTAAATTGCTGCAAAAGGCAGGCTTTGAAGTGATTTTGCCGGAAAACGTGAATGGGCTTTGTTGCGGAATGGCTTTTTCCAGTAAAGGATTTTTCGAAGTCGGGCGTCAAAAAGCGATAGAATTGGAAGCGGCTCTTTTAAAAGCCAGCAACAACGGCCAGATTCCGGTGCTGTCGGATATGAGTCCCTGTTTATACACCATGAAGGAAAATCTGGACAGCCGCTTAAAACTGTTTGAACCCATCGCCTTTTCCTTAAAATATCTGGCGCCCCATCTCCGCTTTACGCCGCTTGATGAAACCATTACCGTTTTTCCGGTGTGCAGCGCCAAAAAGATGGAGCTGGAAGACGCGCTTTTACAACTGGCCCGCATGTGCGCTAAAGAGGTCGTCGTCCCCGAAACAAACTGCTGCGGTTTTGCCGGCGATCGCGGCTTTAACGTGCCGGAATTGAACGCCAGCGGACTGAAGCTTTTAAAAGAACAACTGCCGCCGGAAGTAACACACGGCTATTCCACCAGCCGCACCTGCGAAATCGGTTTGAGCGAACACGGCGGCCTGACCTTTGAATCGATCCTTTATCTGGTCGATCGGGTTACGCAGCCGAAATAA
- a CDS encoding S8 family serine peptidase has protein sequence MRLITLLILLFFLNSILAAQEYLPNVLLVKIERSALPALNKQLFQQGLTGLAELDSLNQKYRAISVRKLFPYFKHKGTPERPVTLDQWLRIVFESDQDIPALMQSYRALKTVLYADPSVTIPLYKTPNDPSVGSQWHIEQTNDHDVDAYAAWDIATGDSAIIVAVMDTGVRYFHQDLGGANASYNAPENSRGNMWINWAEKYGTAGVDDDGNGKIDDWIGWDFVTGNPQLFNLGDDYDVEDNDPRDFNGHGTHCAGNVGAINNNNLGVSSVAGGWGEDAQARGNGVQIMALRIGWDDLPSGRVGMDFAANAFIYAADNGAKIASCSWGSSNVGGLEDAVNYFLYNTTVNLGPANRVRLIFKAAGNDNNTATDYLTGRDDVISVAATDENDQKASFSSYGTWVDISAPGNNIYTTYHDANSPETDVYASVSGTSMATPIAASVAALVWSHNPALTAPEVEQMLFDSADDLDALNPSYAGLLGAGRVNAAAAVQLSDQSLPVTLTSFEAQWTGENVQLSWQTASEIDNLGFNIYRSQHADSAFMLLASFKEDNQLKGLGNSSSGKTYFFTDTSDLQGGRTYFYLLEDVAFNGKSQKHGPVSVFIPSAVMPGRITLLPAFPNPFNQQTAIRLYIPDQLSSGAFTLSIFNGQGQKVRLLASGKFNAGWQRFIWNGRDDNGQAVSSGVYFCVIHGKDFKQARKLILIK, from the coding sequence ATGCGTTTAATCACTCTTTTAATCCTTCTGTTCTTCCTGAACAGCATCCTTGCCGCGCAGGAATACCTTCCTAACGTTTTACTGGTAAAAATCGAACGATCCGCCCTACCTGCGCTCAACAAACAGCTCTTTCAACAGGGTTTAACCGGTCTGGCGGAGCTCGATTCGCTCAATCAAAAATATCGGGCCATAAGCGTGCGAAAACTCTTTCCCTACTTCAAGCACAAAGGAACGCCGGAGCGGCCGGTCACGCTTGATCAGTGGCTGCGGATTGTCTTTGAAAGCGATCAGGACATCCCGGCATTGATGCAAAGCTACAGGGCGCTTAAAACCGTGCTTTACGCCGATCCTTCGGTTACCATCCCGTTGTACAAAACGCCCAATGATCCTTCCGTTGGTTCCCAGTGGCATATCGAGCAAACGAATGATCACGATGTGGACGCTTACGCCGCCTGGGATATTGCCACCGGCGACAGCGCGATCATCGTTGCGGTAATGGACACGGGCGTTCGCTATTTTCATCAGGACTTAGGCGGGGCGAACGCATCGTATAATGCGCCGGAAAACAGCCGGGGCAATATGTGGATTAACTGGGCGGAAAAATATGGCACGGCCGGCGTAGATGACGACGGCAACGGAAAGATCGACGACTGGATCGGCTGGGATTTTGTAACCGGCAATCCCCAACTGTTTAATTTAGGCGATGATTATGATGTGGAAGATAACGATCCACGTGATTTTAACGGTCACGGCACGCATTGCGCGGGAAATGTAGGCGCCATCAACAACAACAATCTGGGCGTTAGTTCCGTGGCCGGCGGCTGGGGCGAAGATGCCCAGGCGCGGGGCAACGGCGTGCAGATTATGGCCTTGCGCATCGGCTGGGACGACCTGCCCAGCGGACGCGTAGGCATGGATTTTGCCGCAAACGCCTTTATTTACGCGGCAGACAACGGCGCTAAAATCGCCAGCTGTAGCTGGGGCAGCTCTAACGTCGGCGGCCTGGAAGACGCCGTCAATTACTTCCTTTACAATACCACGGTCAATCTTGGGCCTGCGAATCGCGTAAGATTGATATTTAAAGCGGCAGGCAACGATAACAACACGGCCACCGATTACCTGACCGGTAGAGACGACGTGATTTCCGTGGCCGCCACCGACGAAAATGACCAGAAGGCCAGCTTTTCGAGCTACGGCACGTGGGTCGATATTTCCGCGCCGGGGAACAATATCTACACCACCTACCACGATGCCAACTCGCCGGAAACAGACGTCTATGCCTCCGTAAGCGGCACCTCCATGGCCACGCCCATCGCGGCCTCGGTGGCCGCGCTTGTCTGGTCTCACAATCCGGCGCTAACCGCACCCGAAGTGGAACAGATGCTTTTCGACAGCGCCGACGACCTGGACGCCTTAAATCCTTCTTACGCCGGCTTGTTGGGCGCCGGACGGGTCAATGCCGCCGCAGCAGTGCAGCTTTCCGATCAATCTCTGCCCGTTACCTTAACCTCTTTCGAAGCGCAATGGACGGGTGAAAATGTACAATTAAGCTGGCAAACCGCTTCCGAAATTGACAACCTGGGTTTTAATATTTACCGTTCGCAACACGCCGATTCGGCCTTTATGCTGCTGGCCAGTTTTAAAGAAGATAACCAGCTTAAGGGGCTGGGCAACTCGTCCAGCGGAAAAACCTATTTTTTTACCGACACTTCGGATCTGCAAGGCGGCCGAACCTATTTTTACCTACTGGAAGACGTGGCCTTTAATGGCAAGTCGCAAAAGCACGGTCCGGTTTCCGTCTTTATTCCGAGCGCTGTCATGCCCGGGCGCATCACCTTACTGCCCGCCTTTCCCAATCCCTTTAATCAACAGACCGCCATTCGCCTTTACATCCCTGACCAATTGAGTTCAGGCGCTTTTACGCTGTCCATTTTTAACGGGCAGGGGCAAAAGGTGCGTCTGCTGGCCAGCGGAAAATTCAACGCCGGCTGGCAGAGATTCATCTGGAACGGCAGAGACGACAACGGGCAGGCGGTTAGTTCGGGCGTTTATTTCTGCGTCATTCACGGCAAGGATTTTAAACAGGCGCGCAAACTGATTCTGATCAAATAA
- a CDS encoding sialate O-acetylesterase — protein MRHIFVYLNILFLALATNAQQVTFSKFPARLQLFPRDNQDSAVVQVAGNVLSAGYQKIALKIYRDAVLWKQMEQNLDYATGEAPFSFSPKIFAGLYEYRFEVWLDNQKVAEEDSIVCGDVFLINGQSNSHPGATTYSFQSEFCRSFGKHTNYDDYNPADTTWGLSTPEGWCSDCDYAVGVWGLRLQQMILEKYGMPTCIINGGSGGSSISYNLPDSNDHMNLSTTYGRLLYRATKAHVQNAVKAIFWHQGESDSNTPDADYYAARFDTLYNAWRQDYQPLTKVYVFQLHPGTCGGDRQSDVREIQRNFKKTYGNVHVMATCGLVGHDGCHYNDDGYLQMAEWIFRLVERDFYGATDTLNIEAPDIREVYYQDADHRSIAIEYDQPVIWPEDTLNHSMKDYFYLDDEFGYVKQGYTINNGYTVVLDLNTSMNAGLLTYLPNATYNRLPTMAYEGPWIRNERGVGALSFYHVPINAGPSAISESEALPEQISINTYPNPANAGVRIEFELVKSTRLTIAIFDVNGRKVATLASQHFPAGKHYLLWNAGAENDQILSSGTYWIRFKANDFEKARKIVLIK, from the coding sequence ATGCGTCACATTTTTGTGTATTTAAACATTTTGTTTCTCGCTCTTGCCACAAACGCGCAGCAGGTTACTTTCAGTAAGTTTCCGGCGCGTTTGCAGTTATTCCCACGCGATAATCAGGATTCCGCCGTCGTGCAGGTGGCCGGCAATGTTTTGAGTGCAGGATATCAGAAGATTGCGCTTAAAATTTACCGTGATGCCGTATTGTGGAAGCAAATGGAGCAGAATTTAGATTACGCAACGGGAGAGGCGCCTTTCTCCTTTAGCCCCAAAATTTTTGCCGGCCTGTACGAATATCGCTTTGAGGTATGGCTGGATAACCAGAAAGTAGCGGAAGAAGACAGCATCGTTTGCGGCGACGTCTTTTTAATTAACGGCCAGTCCAATTCACATCCCGGCGCAACCACTTACTCTTTTCAGAGCGAATTTTGCCGCAGCTTTGGTAAACACACCAATTATGACGACTACAATCCCGCCGATACCACCTGGGGGCTTTCCACTCCGGAGGGCTGGTGCAGCGACTGCGATTACGCGGTGGGCGTCTGGGGGCTTCGCCTGCAGCAAATGATTTTAGAAAAATACGGCATGCCCACCTGCATTATTAACGGCGGCAGCGGCGGCTCTTCCATCAGTTACAATTTACCGGATTCCAATGATCACATGAATTTGAGCACTACCTATGGGCGACTTTTGTACAGAGCCACCAAAGCGCATGTGCAAAACGCCGTCAAAGCCATCTTCTGGCACCAGGGCGAATCCGATTCCAATACGCCCGATGCCGACTATTACGCCGCGCGCTTCGATACGCTGTACAACGCCTGGCGGCAGGATTATCAGCCATTAACCAAAGTGTACGTTTTTCAGCTCCATCCGGGCACCTGCGGCGGCGATCGGCAATCTGATGTGCGCGAAATTCAGCGTAATTTTAAGAAAACGTACGGCAATGTGCATGTGATGGCTACCTGCGGATTGGTGGGGCACGATGGCTGCCACTACAACGATGATGGATACCTGCAAATGGCCGAATGGATCTTTCGACTGGTAGAACGCGATTTTTACGGCGCAACCGATACTTTAAACATTGAAGCGCCCGACATTAGAGAAGTATACTACCAGGATGCGGATCATCGTTCTATTGCCATTGAGTACGATCAGCCAGTGATCTGGCCCGAAGATACCTTAAACCATTCCATGAAAGATTATTTTTACCTGGATGATGAATTTGGCTATGTCAAGCAGGGATACACCATTAACAATGGCTACACCGTGGTGCTGGATTTAAATACGTCGATGAATGCCGGGCTATTAACCTATTTGCCGAACGCCACTTACAACCGCCTGCCAACCATGGCCTACGAAGGCCCATGGATCCGTAATGAAAGAGGCGTTGGCGCCCTTTCGTTTTATCACGTGCCGATTAATGCCGGGCCTTCTGCCATTTCTGAAAGCGAAGCACTGCCAGAGCAAATCTCCATTAATACCTATCCCAATCCGGCAAATGCGGGCGTGCGTATTGAATTTGAATTAGTCAAATCTACGCGACTTACCATTGCCATTTTTGATGTAAATGGCAGAAAGGTAGCCACCCTGGCCTCTCAACATTTTCCGGCAGGAAAACACTACCTGCTATGGAATGCGGGCGCAGAAAACGATCAAATTCTTTCATCCGGAACTTATTGGATTCGATTCAAAGCCAATGATTTTGAAAAGGCGCGGAAGATTGTGTTGATTAAGTAA
- a CDS encoding HAD hydrolase family protein, translating into MSEVMKKMLVLDFDGTLFQPGKFISDQDLKLLKALANMNVVRVIATGRSLFSLKKVIDMSFPIDYLILSTGVGILDWRSQKLIRSYDMEGGLVDEIIAILKRRRHSFFVHQPAPQNHKFFYYDGIAPRQDFTRRFELYRDFARPLKQRKRGMAAGQILVISEELQQIKEELQPLMHRINIIRTTSPLDGRSMWVEIFDKRVNKALAAQFLAERLNISVRNIVALGNDYNDLDLLNWAGSAFVVHTAPEELKEKFQIIKNADDGLLIHIMPLLQRG; encoded by the coding sequence ATGTCTGAAGTTATGAAAAAAATGCTGGTTCTTGATTTTGACGGCACGCTTTTTCAGCCGGGCAAGTTCATTTCTGATCAGGATCTGAAGCTTCTAAAAGCGCTGGCAAACATGAACGTGGTGCGTGTGATCGCCACCGGCCGCTCTTTGTTTTCACTAAAAAAAGTGATCGATATGTCATTTCCCATTGATTATTTAATTCTTTCAACGGGCGTGGGCATCCTGGACTGGCGTTCGCAAAAGTTGATTCGTTCGTACGATATGGAGGGAGGGCTGGTAGATGAAATCATTGCCATTTTGAAACGCAGGCGCCATTCCTTTTTTGTGCATCAACCGGCGCCGCAAAACCACAAATTTTTTTATTATGATGGCATTGCGCCCCGGCAGGATTTTACCCGTCGTTTTGAATTATATCGCGATTTTGCCAGGCCTTTAAAACAACGAAAACGGGGAATGGCCGCCGGTCAAATTCTGGTAATCTCTGAAGAACTGCAGCAAATTAAAGAAGAACTGCAGCCTTTAATGCACAGGATCAACATTATTCGAACCACCTCGCCGCTGGACGGCCGTTCCATGTGGGTGGAGATTTTTGACAAACGCGTTAACAAAGCGCTGGCCGCGCAATTTTTAGCAGAGCGCTTAAACATCTCGGTTCGCAATATCGTGGCGTTAGGAAATGATTACAACGACCTGGATCTGTTGAATTGGGCGGGGAGCGCCTTTGTCGTCCATACCGCGCCGGAGGAATTAAAAGAAAAATTCCAGATCATCAAAAATGCCGATGACGGCTTACTGATCCATATTATGCCTCTGTTGCAAAGAGGTTAG
- a CDS encoding choice-of-anchor B family protein — MFKLARLFFYLLTILLLFIVALLKAQTIQNVQRLSTTFFSAVAGEDFIVADAWGFTDEGREFAIVPRTEGGVAIVDVSTPTNPVIASSLPIPAGGHRLYHAKYYDGYIYAVMRPGPLQIIDAHDPYNAQVVNEYANGFSEAYVIFIADTVAYMADVTSNRTNVNLIALDISDPLNPVELGTWYRTYHHIFVRNDTLVGFVQKGEIDFLDVSDPSNIQLIYTITNTGDKTHSGWLNDRGDILSVDHETIGGHLALWNIDPLNTASMISEYSTATNTIGETSLHHSRWYFDLIYMSYWLDGLRVLDASDLNNLNEVAVYDTIQPNPSTMYRGFWGCFPYLPSRNILVSDPQTGLIVLDYVNDGPGIFTNPLDSIRLLGQRLRGEFNQINGSSIDTASSYVYYRFNGQSSWQNSSIKPQGRQDSFFFEINFPPDLRYLDYYLQLQDINGQKTRAPGLAPFLDFTRVRVQNSGGSIPEIFISEISDGNIATNAFLEIYNASQKTVDLSQAKIVRCLPGSDGRFNSGAYVFDFGGDESFMLYSTTVPAGGFLLVANGSDQTTFESEWGPLPENVHFNPGTSDLQLGTGSGTRWALIQGGNVNRYDGVVIDQTPSNVGGTGQYAYQISSGNWSVSTSASNATPGYLAADQSLPVVLLSFSGRYDGSAVELTWQTASEVNNHGFVILKKENGDAEYRPAASFETASELKGAGHSSTGRHYRYQDAEVLVHRTYRYILESVSFNGRIQRLDSIEVRTERGEIIISSPLMVRCYPNPFNGKTRISVTFNDNTDQLCELKIFDLNGRCVKTFSPSAALSSPMQFVWDGRDNAYSLLATGLYFLKVRSAKTEKTVKLLLMR; from the coding sequence ATGTTTAAGTTAGCACGTTTGTTTTTTTACTTATTAACGATCCTTTTACTATTTATTGTCGCGCTGCTGAAGGCCCAGACCATTCAAAATGTTCAACGCTTAAGCACCACCTTTTTCAGCGCTGTAGCCGGAGAAGATTTTATCGTAGCCGATGCGTGGGGCTTCACAGACGAGGGACGCGAATTTGCCATTGTACCCAGGACCGAAGGTGGCGTTGCTATCGTCGATGTTTCAACGCCCACCAATCCTGTTATTGCCAGCTCATTGCCCATCCCGGCAGGCGGTCATAGATTGTACCACGCCAAATATTACGATGGCTACATTTATGCCGTTATGCGCCCGGGGCCGCTACAGATCATCGATGCGCACGATCCGTACAACGCGCAGGTTGTAAACGAATACGCCAACGGATTTAGCGAGGCGTACGTCATATTTATTGCCGATACTGTGGCCTACATGGCCGATGTTACCAGTAACAGAACGAACGTGAATTTAATTGCCCTCGACATTTCCGACCCACTAAATCCTGTAGAACTGGGCACCTGGTACCGCACCTACCACCACATTTTTGTCAGGAACGACACCCTGGTGGGCTTTGTTCAGAAAGGAGAAATTGACTTTCTGGATGTTTCCGATCCTTCTAATATTCAGCTTATTTACACCATTACCAACACCGGCGATAAAACGCACAGCGGATGGTTAAACGATCGAGGAGACATTTTGAGCGTAGATCACGAAACCATCGGCGGACATCTGGCGCTTTGGAATATTGATCCCCTGAACACTGCTTCCATGATTTCGGAATACAGTACGGCCACTAATACCATCGGAGAAACGAGCTTACACCACTCACGCTGGTATTTTGACCTGATTTACATGTCGTACTGGCTGGATGGCCTGCGCGTGCTGGATGCCTCCGACCTGAACAATTTAAACGAAGTGGCGGTTTACGACACCATACAGCCCAATCCTTCTACCATGTACCGTGGATTCTGGGGCTGTTTTCCCTATCTTCCTTCGCGAAACATTCTGGTATCCGATCCGCAAACCGGCTTGATTGTACTCGATTATGTGAATGACGGACCGGGAATTTTTACCAATCCACTGGATTCCATTCGCTTGCTCGGACAGCGTCTGCGCGGAGAATTCAATCAAATTAACGGCAGTTCGATTGATACGGCCAGCTCATACGTTTACTACCGCTTTAACGGTCAAAGTTCGTGGCAAAATTCGTCGATTAAACCTCAGGGACGGCAAGATTCTTTCTTTTTCGAGATTAATTTCCCACCCGATCTGCGATATCTGGATTATTACCTGCAACTGCAGGATATAAACGGCCAGAAAACAAGAGCGCCCGGACTGGCACCTTTTCTGGATTTTACCCGTGTTCGGGTTCAAAACTCGGGAGGTTCAATTCCGGAAATCTTCATTAGCGAAATTAGCGACGGCAATATTGCGACCAATGCTTTCTTAGAAATTTACAACGCCTCGCAGAAAACGGTGGATCTTTCCCAGGCCAAGATCGTGCGCTGCCTCCCGGGTTCCGACGGTCGATTTAACAGCGGGGCGTATGTTTTCGATTTTGGCGGCGACGAATCTTTTATGCTTTATTCTACCACGGTTCCCGCCGGCGGTTTTCTGCTGGTGGCTAATGGCAGCGACCAGACGACTTTCGAAAGCGAATGGGGGCCCTTACCTGAAAATGTCCACTTCAATCCCGGCACGTCTGATTTACAACTGGGTACGGGCAGCGGAACGCGCTGGGCACTCATCCAGGGCGGGAATGTAAATCGTTACGACGGGGTGGTAATTGATCAAACTCCTTCTAATGTGGGTGGGACAGGTCAGTATGCTTATCAAATCAGCAGCGGCAACTGGAGCGTGAGCACATCGGCAAGCAATGCAACGCCCGGCTATCTGGCAGCCGATCAATCGCTGCCGGTTGTTCTCTTATCGTTTAGCGGACGTTATGATGGAAGCGCGGTTGAACTAACCTGGCAAACTGCTTCGGAAGTAAATAACCATGGTTTTGTGATCTTAAAAAAGGAAAACGGAGATGCCGAATACCGCCCGGCAGCCAGCTTTGAAACCGCTTCCGAATTAAAGGGCGCCGGCCACTCCTCAACCGGCCGCCACTACCGTTACCAAGATGCGGAGGTTCTTGTTCATCGAACTTACAGGTACATACTTGAAAGCGTCTCTTTTAACGGCCGGATACAACGCCTGGATTCGATTGAAGTCCGTACGGAACGGGGCGAAATCATCATTTCGTCGCCGCTTATGGTGCGTTGTTACCCCAATCCTTTTAACGGCAAGACCAGAATTTCAGTCACATTCAATGACAATACCGACCAATTATGCGAACTGAAAATATTTGATTTAAATGGCCGATGCGTAAAAACGTTTTCCCCCTCCGCGGCGCTCTCCTCCCCGATGCAATTTGTGTGGGACGGTCGCGATAATGCTTATTCGCTTCTGGCTACAGGACTTTATTTTTTGAAAGTTCGCTCTGCAAAAACAGAGAAAACGGTTAAGTTGCTGCTGATGCGATAG